In Pongo pygmaeus isolate AG05252 chromosome 19, NHGRI_mPonPyg2-v2.0_pri, whole genome shotgun sequence, the genomic stretch TATGTCATTAATCCTTATTAGTGATGCTCTTTTGCAAACAGATTCTTTCAAATATGAAAGGCTAAAGGAAAGTGGGTGTGAAGACCCTCAAGTGGATGCCAAAGTGCTACAGAGGCCATGAAGTAGTAAAACtacatttgctttaaaataatcattttccttCTACTCACTCCCccagctattatttatttatttatttatttttgagacggagtctcgctctgtcacccaggctggagtgctgtggcgcgaactcggctcaccccaagctctgcctcccgggttcactccattctcctgcctcagcttcccgagtagctgggactacaggcacacgctgccacgcccagctaatttattgtatttttagtagagacggggtttcaccttgttagccaggatggtctcgatatcgtgaccttgtaatccacccgcctcagcctcccaaagtgctgggattacaggcatgagccaccgcgcccggccagctattcatttgttttacaaatatttgaatttacTTTATTTCCATGTGTCAGTTTTAAACATGGTGGGCAATGCAGATGAGCAAGACCTAGTCCATGCTTTCAAGGAGTTTATGCTCAGAAAAAATGGGATGAAAAATAACTACATTAAGAAGAAGAAATGGATGTGGGCACTAGGAGGCATAAATTGTTTCTGAAGCATAGAAGAGGGGGAAATGACTTCAGTTTGGACCAAGGAAGATGTTACTAGAACAATCCCATTTGAATAGGACTTTGAAGGGCCATTGTGTAGCATCAGACAGACATCTTGGGGACAATATTCTAAACTTGCAAAAGGGAAATGGGAGAAGGGCAAAACACAGAAAAGTATTCGAGGAATGCCATGAGTACCTGTAGATTACAAGGAGGGAGAGTAGGAAATTGGAGCCAGATCTTCTAGGGCTTTGAATGCCAAGCTGAGGAGCCATCATGGGGAACCGTGTTATCACAGCAGTGCTGTAAGATGGATCTGCATCACAATCATTGAGAGGACACGTTAGAACTCAGTTCTGGACTCCACCCTCATAGTTATTGATTCAGTTGGTCTAGAGTGGGACCAAGAATTTGCATCCTCAATAATTTCCCAGGAGGTGCTGGTCTTTGTAAGCCACTTCTGGAGAGTTTATGTGATGACTGTGTGTAGGATAGTTTAGGAAGGGAGAGACTAGAGATGGAGACATCAGCCAGACAATGTTGCACCATCCAGGTAAAGGGGGAGGGAAAAGCCCCATCACTGTATAACTGAAGAAATTGCTTTCATGAAGTATTAAAGcaatataaaacccaaaatgaATTTCTATTAATATGATAGAAATTAATTGTATTAATATGATTTGAATATTAGTTCAACATTATGTATTAAGTAAAGGGGTAACTTCCTTTCAAATGCTGTTGAaaggatgtcttttatttcttctgataCTGAACTGGTTTAGGCAAACAAACCTAAGCTAGGAAGGTGTATAAATGTGAGGCTATTCGTTTTAATATTAGAAACTATATATAGAGATAAAAGCCTTGAGCTCATAATCTAGGATTTGATGAGACTACAAAAGAGCATCTAATCAAGTCTACTGCTCTCAGGAAAAATTAATTCCAAAGTCTATTaagttgtatattttatttactaaaagTATGAAGGTGAGACTCTAGGAGAGGTACAGGCAGGGTTAGGAGCTCTGGAAAGTTCAAATACAGGTCCAAATGTTTAGAGTTGAgatgaaaaatgtgtattcaatATTATTCTAAACTCTTGCTATTATTCATACTAGTCAACACTGATAACTTACCAAggcaatattttccttttatttttcctagagaTTTATCCTGcaataaaatacagtatattgAAAGACATACATTTGAATCGCTACCATTTTTGCAGTATATGTAAGTTACAAATATAACTTCATTACATTtggaatttttataaaacttaattATAAACCTTTTTgctattcattttgaaatatgattAAAATTTGACCAGTGGAAAGGTATTAAAATTATACAGCAAGTCCTTTTTGTCTCTAGCAAAGATTAGTGTGAGAATTATTACACAGATCATAGTGAGTCAtcagagagcagtggttctcaactggtgTGATTTTGTACTCAGGTGACATTTGGTAATGTCCAGAGACAGTTCTGGTTGACAAAACTGTGGTTGTgctcctggcatctggtggggagaggccagagatgctgctaaacatcctgcaaagTATAAGACAAACCCCCAAGGCAAAGAGTTATATAGTCCAAAATGTCGATGGTACTGAAGTTGTGAAATCCTGTTCTAGAGAAATAAAGATCAGTTAACACAGGTATTTACTGAGCGTTCACTGTTTTGTAGCTAATGCACCACATGTGCAATGTTAAAGTATAAATCATAAGCCAGTATCTTCCACAGTGAGATTTCCTTAGTGCACAGAGAAAGGATTGAGGTTATGTTCCATCCTATATAAAAGACTCACAGCAAATGATAAatgttctgaaataattttttttcctttggcttatgttttttttttgtagaaatctgGGCTGCAATTTAATTACAGAACTGAGCCTTGGAACATTTCAGGCCTGGCACGGAATGCAGTTTTTACACAACTTGTAAGTGAAATAGAAGATGAATACGTGTAAACAACTATTTTGTATAAAAATTCATACAATTATTGGTTAGCTGGGTATAAGCCCATTACGAACTCTGAAAAGCATGT encodes the following:
- the LOC129016551 gene encoding uncharacterized protein LOC129016551 isoform X1; this translates as MIDCLVSCFRISPHNNQHFKICLAQNSPSTFHYVLVNSLHQIITNLALDWWPKIDAVYYHSVELRNMFGETLHKAVQGCGAHPAIRMAPDKSLGKIKGKYCLDPSYSTAVITRFPMMAPQLGIQSPRRSGSNFLLSLLVIYRYSWHSSNTFLCFALLPFPFCKFRILSPRCLSDATQWPFKVLFKWDCSSNIFLGPN